From a region of the Methanolinea sp. genome:
- the cas5e gene encoding type I-E CRISPR-associated protein Cas5/CasD, protein MASWGEIAVGEDRRSSDHPSKSALVGMIGAGLGINRDQEDIHSRLARTIGMASLVLSAGNPVEDFHTIQTPPQAELKKGAHFHTRKDELSIGADALETIISRREYRCDTFLGICLWMRDADGPFRLEEIANSLNAPAFFLYLGRKSCPPALPVSALVVEAASVLDAFREAAKKNVWFAKRLSSLSEAPMYWDPDGVPGIETLHVYQRRDEVLSRKRWTFSNRSEHYGIATIPGAGG, encoded by the coding sequence ATGGCCTCATGGGGGGAGATCGCAGTCGGAGAAGATCGGCGTTCATCAGACCACCCTTCCAAGTCTGCACTGGTTGGCATGATTGGTGCCGGGCTGGGGATCAATCGTGACCAGGAGGATATTCATTCCCGCCTTGCACGAACAATAGGGATGGCCAGCCTGGTCCTTTCGGCAGGAAACCCTGTTGAGGATTTCCATACGATACAGACTCCTCCCCAGGCTGAACTGAAAAAGGGCGCTCATTTCCATACCCGGAAGGACGAACTCTCGATTGGCGCAGACGCACTCGAAACCATCATTTCCAGGAGAGAATACCGGTGTGATACCTTTCTTGGGATATGTCTCTGGATGCGTGATGCGGATGGTCCTTTCCGGCTTGAGGAGATAGCCAATTCGTTGAATGCACCGGCGTTTTTCCTTTACCTTGGGCGGAAATCCTGTCCTCCTGCTCTTCCAGTTTCTGCGCTCGTAGTAGAAGCTGCTTCCGTCCTTGATGCTTTCAGGGAGGCTGCGAAGAAGAATGTGTGGTTTGCCAAAAGGTTATCGTCCCTGTCAGAAGCCCCCATGTACTGGGACCCGGATGGTGTGCCGGGCATCGAGACACTGCACGTGTACCAGCGGAGAGACGAGGTTCTCAGCAGGAAAAGGTGGACGTTCTCGAACCGGTCCGAGCATTATGGTATAGCGACGATACCTGGTGCGGGGGGGTGA
- the casA gene encoding type I-E CRISPR-associated protein Cse1/CasA, with the protein MIEDPWIPCVKDGGKRETLTPWQIFGNGGENEVLSLATPRPDFQGAVIQFLIGLVQTTMAPPGEDEWVDGLQSLPGAREVKQRFDAVSHAFNLGGDGPRFMQDTSCADVGERPIESLIIGMPGENTYEKNRDFFCKRNTIKQLCPSCAAMGLISLQLNGPQGGQGHRAGLRGGGPLTSVILGKSLPELIWLNVLPEDEFFIGLSGERKSAINDIFPWMGPLRTSEGGDEGLFTGISDASQLQMFWGTGRRILLGTEHTTHGTCDICGEATPAGITSLRTKNYGIRYDDSWRHVLTPYYRSEDTYLPVHLHGDGIAYHHWLGLVQNDVEQGVEVAHVVRRFRNIQANLSGILPDIPQLWAFGYDFKKVEARCWYESYMPLIRVENSIRADYEVYIAQIVRAAKYVNRMVNGAINDALYKSENKGASSGKKVKREKSPKVLSIVMTRFWSETETLFYSTLSEVKKALENNEPVDPIKRRWVMGVRGVGLNLFDFYSQAQYVDEHRPKAIIGARKKLSMTISPGSPKLMQILSLSKEAG; encoded by the coding sequence TTGATTGAAGATCCATGGATTCCCTGTGTTAAGGATGGGGGAAAGCGGGAGACGCTCACACCATGGCAAATCTTTGGGAACGGGGGTGAGAATGAAGTACTCTCGCTTGCAACACCAAGGCCCGATTTCCAGGGAGCAGTCATTCAGTTTCTGATAGGGCTTGTACAGACCACGATGGCTCCACCTGGCGAGGATGAATGGGTCGATGGTCTTCAGTCCCTTCCTGGTGCAAGGGAGGTAAAACAACGGTTCGATGCTGTTTCTCATGCATTTAATCTTGGGGGGGACGGTCCCCGGTTCATGCAGGACACCAGTTGTGCTGATGTGGGGGAAAGGCCAATCGAGTCTTTAATCATTGGAATGCCTGGTGAGAACACTTATGAAAAAAACAGGGACTTTTTTTGCAAAAGAAACACCATCAAACAACTTTGCCCTTCCTGCGCCGCAATGGGGCTTATATCGCTTCAGTTAAACGGTCCGCAAGGTGGACAGGGTCATAGGGCAGGTCTTCGTGGGGGTGGACCACTGACCAGTGTAATACTGGGCAAGTCTCTCCCCGAGCTTATATGGCTGAACGTCCTTCCCGAAGATGAATTCTTCATTGGTCTTTCCGGCGAGCGTAAGAGTGCAATCAATGATATTTTCCCTTGGATGGGTCCTTTACGAACAAGTGAAGGTGGAGATGAAGGGCTGTTTACTGGAATTTCAGACGCAAGTCAACTCCAGATGTTTTGGGGAACGGGGCGGCGAATCCTCCTTGGCACGGAACATACAACTCATGGAACCTGCGACATATGCGGCGAGGCAACTCCGGCGGGCATAACCTCTTTGAGGACGAAAAATTACGGTATTCGATACGATGATAGCTGGCGGCATGTTCTCACGCCGTATTACCGGTCCGAGGACACATACCTTCCTGTTCACCTCCATGGTGATGGGATTGCTTACCATCATTGGCTGGGACTGGTCCAGAATGATGTAGAACAAGGCGTAGAAGTCGCCCATGTTGTGCGACGGTTTAGAAACATCCAGGCGAACCTTTCCGGTATCCTCCCTGACATTCCTCAACTGTGGGCATTTGGATATGATTTTAAAAAGGTTGAAGCCCGGTGCTGGTACGAGAGCTATATGCCCCTGATCCGGGTTGAAAATTCCATCCGGGCTGATTACGAAGTGTACATCGCCCAGATCGTTCGTGCTGCAAAATATGTAAACAGAATGGTCAATGGTGCAATCAATGATGCCCTTTACAAATCTGAAAACAAGGGGGCATCATCAGGCAAGAAAGTAAAACGCGAGAAAAGTCCAAAGGTTCTTTCCATTGTCATGACCAGGTTCTGGTCCGAGACAGAGACCCTGTTTTATTCTACCCTCTCGGAAGTGAAAAAAGCCTTGGAGAACAACGAACCCGTTGATCCGATCAAGCGCAGGTGGGTGATGGGAGTAAGAGGGGTTGGACTGAACCTCTTTGACTTTTATTCACAAGCGCAATATGTCGACGAACACCGGCCGAAAGCAATTATCGGCGCACGCAAAAAGCTTTCAATGACGATATCACCAGGATCACCCAAGCTGATGCAAATTCTCTCCCTCTCCAAGGAGGCAGGATAA
- the cas7e gene encoding type I-E CRISPR-associated protein Cas7/Cse4/CasC, which translates to MTEFIQLHVLASYPPSNLNRDDLGRPKTAIMGGTQRLRISSQSLKRAWRQSDFFQEALSGHIGTRTREMGNKIVEALTTGKTLTDILSNLERAPSRTPVPEKEAVEWTKAIAGQFGKLTERKGKKSDKADQTEEKDNDPVKIEQIAHFSPQEIAAIDALLNKCIASGKAPEKEDLLLLRKDHTAADIAMFGRMFAKSPVYNTEAAVQVSHAITVHDVVVEDDYFTAVDDLNVLETDAGSAHIGQFEFAAGLYYFYICINRDLLIENLMGDASLASRAIGAITEACAKVAPAGKQASFASRAYASYMLAERGSQQPRSLAVAYIKPVKGGDILTAAIRGIEETRKNIDKVYGPCCKDARSFNTTTGEGSLAEIVRFVSS; encoded by the coding sequence ATGACTGAATTCATTCAACTGCATGTTCTTGCTTCGTATCCTCCATCGAACCTGAACCGTGATGACCTCGGGCGGCCGAAGACTGCCATCATGGGCGGAACCCAGCGCCTGCGTATCTCCTCCCAGAGCCTTAAGCGGGCCTGGAGGCAGTCCGATTTCTTCCAGGAGGCGCTCTCCGGGCATATCGGGACAAGGACAAGAGAGATGGGGAATAAGATTGTTGAAGCGCTGACAACCGGCAAGACGTTGACGGACATACTCTCAAACCTGGAAAGGGCTCCCAGCAGGACACCGGTCCCGGAGAAGGAGGCTGTGGAATGGACAAAGGCCATTGCCGGGCAATTTGGAAAACTGACAGAAAGGAAAGGTAAAAAGTCGGATAAGGCTGACCAGACGGAAGAAAAAGATAATGACCCGGTTAAGATCGAACAGATCGCCCATTTCAGCCCACAGGAGATTGCAGCGATTGACGCGCTTCTTAATAAGTGTATTGCCAGCGGGAAGGCTCCTGAAAAGGAGGATCTCTTGTTATTGCGAAAGGACCACACTGCAGCTGACATCGCGATGTTTGGGAGGATGTTTGCGAAGTCTCCTGTCTATAACACCGAGGCCGCCGTGCAGGTGTCCCACGCTATCACGGTCCATGATGTGGTTGTCGAGGATGATTATTTCACCGCGGTAGACGACCTGAATGTCCTTGAGACCGATGCTGGATCTGCCCACATCGGGCAGTTCGAGTTTGCCGCAGGGCTCTATTACTTCTATATCTGCATCAACCGTGACCTGCTGATCGAGAACCTGATGGGAGATGCGAGCCTTGCATCGCGGGCGATTGGCGCGATCACAGAGGCATGTGCCAAAGTTGCGCCGGCAGGCAAACAGGCCAGTTTTGCGTCCCGGGCCTATGCGTCGTACATGCTTGCCGAGAGGGGCTCCCAACAACCCCGCTCGCTGGCTGTTGCATATATCAAACCGGTGAAGGGTGGCGATATTCTCACTGCAGCGATCCGCGGGATTGAAGAGACCCGGAAGAACATTGACAAGGTCTACGGGCCCTGTTGCAAGGATGCACGCTCGTTCAACACCACGACGGGCGAGGGGTCACTGGCTGAAATCGTTCGCTTTGTGTCGTCGTGA
- the cas6e gene encoding type I-E CRISPR-associated protein Cas6/Cse3/CasE has product MFFSRIRIRPDATYSPEFWKVATGPYQIHSMVWDLFADPEHQDRDFLYRVDIVNGRPVVYSVSQRRPVYMGNLWSVETKEYHPVLFAGQRLSFALRANPVRTRWTAPDGEGRRTQKRHDVVMDVKRAMRLDNGAVGASMAELVQNEGFRWLQERGAKNGYSVESHQVLAGAYRQHSFHQGSKNRLVSLSTIDFNGLLNVTDPDRFRTALMHGIGPAKGFGCGMMMVKPA; this is encoded by the coding sequence ATGTTCTTCAGCAGGATCCGTATCAGACCGGATGCCACGTATTCTCCGGAGTTCTGGAAGGTTGCCACGGGGCCGTACCAGATCCACTCGATGGTGTGGGACTTGTTTGCCGATCCTGAACACCAGGACAGGGACTTTCTATACCGGGTCGATATCGTCAACGGGAGACCGGTCGTATACTCGGTCTCGCAACGGAGGCCGGTATACATGGGGAACCTATGGTCGGTGGAGACAAAGGAGTATCACCCTGTCCTCTTTGCCGGGCAGCGACTTTCGTTTGCTCTGCGGGCAAACCCGGTCAGGACGCGATGGACAGCCCCTGACGGGGAGGGCAGGCGCACCCAGAAGCGCCACGATGTAGTAATGGATGTAAAGAGGGCGATGCGCCTGGATAACGGGGCCGTTGGAGCCAGCATGGCGGAACTGGTCCAGAACGAGGGGTTCCGCTGGCTCCAGGAGAGGGGGGCAAAGAATGGATACAGCGTGGAGAGCCACCAGGTTCTTGCGGGGGCTTACCGGCAGCACTCGTTTCACCAGGGATCAAAAAACCGCCTTGTCTCACTGAGCACAATAGATTTCAACGGACTGCTCAATGTGACTGATCCTGACCGGTTCAGAACTGCGCTCATGCATGGTATCGGGCCTGCAAAGGGATTTGGGTGCGGTATGATGATGGTGAAGCCGGCATGA
- the casB gene encoding type I-E CRISPR-associated protein Cse2/CasB → MIKEKVWLNFNDPHVSGFLLQWWEDLDKRRGDRAELRRCKLPEEVLFLPSYYRLRLPMIQYDGFNDTSLGTVAGVVSHAKRSDSSERFAEQLAKKPPGGDSPVMSELRFRKFLSIREPNALFREGIRAVRLLDGVVNIPDLAQGLYWWKNSRTRQEWARFYYEKTV, encoded by the coding sequence ATGATTAAAGAGAAAGTCTGGCTGAACTTCAACGATCCTCACGTATCAGGTTTTCTCCTGCAATGGTGGGAAGATCTTGACAAGAGACGCGGAGACCGGGCAGAACTCCGGAGGTGTAAGCTCCCGGAAGAGGTGCTGTTCCTCCCCTCTTACTACCGGCTCCGGCTCCCTATGATCCAGTACGACGGATTCAACGATACTTCGCTTGGCACTGTGGCCGGGGTTGTCTCCCATGCCAAACGCTCCGACAGCTCTGAACGGTTTGCTGAGCAGCTTGCAAAAAAGCCACCAGGAGGAGATTCTCCTGTCATGAGCGAACTCCGTTTCCGTAAGTTCCTCTCGATACGGGAGCCAAACGCCCTCTTCCGGGAAGGGATCAGGGCGGTCCGCCTACTGGATGGTGTTGTGAATATCCCAGACCTTGCCCAGGGACTTTACTGGTGGAAGAATTCCAGGACGAGGCAGGAATGGGCCCGTTTCTATTATGAAAAAACCGTGTGA
- the cas3 gene encoding CRISPR-associated helicase Cas3' → MGSLFFQYWAKARVDPPQYHLLPYHSLDVAAVGSEYLRNDGIARSRIARELDIPPSDIPGLIAFFLALHDLGKFAESFQTRVPVVFSLLRGKETGLSVPVRHDLLGRFLWDSGVGDHFYKNEILPSSGTANPVSVSLALNTLLNAVFGHHGVPPYRELLVASDVYTSQDAEAAKAFVTECSHIFLSNKDHILSLSKKERTGSLRAFSWLLAGLAVFADWIGSNALMFPYCASEMPLREYWEKVASPRARSALSHVRVLPFPISSKQGIDHLFPDFRSGLFTPSDLQCYASSCQAGPGPHLYIIEESTGSGKTEAALTLAHRLMAEGHGHGIYFALPTMATSNALYDRVQKIKDNFYAPGSNPPIVLAHSARHLAGFYLERPPVNYPDRSRDSSAEDLSLWLTDNRKKALLAALGVGTIDQALVSVLPRRHQSLRLFGLWRNVLIVDEVHAYDPYVNRLLKSLICDHARIGGSIILLSATLPQSTRDQLIGAFCEGAGISPTEGSPSPYPVVLHVSPSAREERALTPRPGTSREVQLRFFENEMDVVEALRETLQRGGCACWIRNTVYDAVAASRLFGCLSPPIHPMLFHARFVLGDRLERENDVIRHFGKTSTREDRAGRLLIATQVVEQSLDLDFDFMVTDLAPIDLIIQRAGRLHRHPRGDRGVPVLGIHAPAHEPEAKKDWYSKKFPRGSFVYPSHGELWLTQKILQERGVIRTPDDARVLIEGVYGNGAKTAVPPELLKRDLLADQERRRAEGIAMLNVIKFGQGYKDSGHRWPDDEDVPTRLGEPSVTLRVGVIDTASNVARPIYYAGQHSWDMSQVTVQRSRLGSGIPDYQSDLLHLAKSACDSMADRGSNALLVLLRQVTSTCWENHFAQKAGGNLFVRYSKERGLEIEIG, encoded by the coding sequence ATGGGATCCTTATTTTTCCAATACTGGGCCAAGGCCAGGGTTGATCCTCCTCAATACCATCTGCTCCCGTATCATTCCCTTGACGTGGCGGCTGTTGGTTCAGAATACCTCCGGAACGATGGTATTGCGAGATCCAGGATTGCACGGGAACTTGATATCCCCCCATCTGATATTCCCGGACTCATTGCATTCTTTCTCGCACTGCATGATTTAGGCAAGTTCGCCGAGTCATTTCAGACCAGGGTACCGGTGGTCTTTTCACTTCTCCGTGGAAAGGAAACAGGACTATCGGTCCCTGTTCGCCATGATCTCCTTGGCAGGTTTCTTTGGGATTCCGGTGTTGGAGACCATTTTTATAAAAATGAGATATTACCGTCATCCGGGACCGCCAACCCGGTCTCTGTAAGCCTGGCCCTCAACACCTTGCTGAATGCAGTTTTCGGGCATCATGGTGTCCCCCCTTATAGAGAGCTCTTGGTTGCATCTGATGTCTATACCTCGCAGGATGCAGAAGCAGCAAAGGCTTTTGTGACGGAATGCAGTCACATTTTTTTGTCAAATAAGGACCACATCCTCTCACTCTCGAAAAAAGAGAGAACAGGTTCTTTACGAGCGTTCTCCTGGCTCCTTGCCGGCCTTGCGGTATTTGCCGATTGGATAGGGTCGAACGCTCTCATGTTTCCCTACTGTGCCAGCGAGATGCCTCTCCGGGAATACTGGGAAAAGGTTGCCTCTCCAAGGGCTCGATCGGCACTCTCCCATGTGCGTGTGCTTCCTTTCCCCATATCTTCGAAGCAAGGGATCGATCACCTCTTTCCAGATTTCCGGTCAGGATTGTTCACCCCAAGCGATCTCCAGTGCTATGCGTCTTCGTGCCAGGCTGGTCCAGGGCCGCACCTTTACATCATCGAGGAGTCTACCGGGAGCGGCAAGACAGAAGCAGCTCTTACTCTTGCCCACCGATTGATGGCTGAGGGACACGGTCATGGGATTTATTTTGCGTTGCCCACCATGGCAACCTCCAACGCACTCTATGACCGTGTCCAAAAGATCAAAGATAACTTCTATGCGCCCGGATCGAACCCTCCCATCGTTCTGGCTCACAGCGCCCGCCACCTCGCGGGGTTTTACCTTGAAAGGCCGCCTGTGAATTATCCTGACCGGTCGAGGGATTCATCTGCCGAAGACCTTTCGCTTTGGCTTACCGACAACCGGAAAAAAGCACTTCTCGCCGCATTGGGTGTCGGGACCATCGACCAGGCCCTGGTCTCCGTGCTCCCCCGCAGGCACCAGTCGCTCAGGCTTTTCGGGTTATGGCGGAACGTCCTGATTGTTGACGAGGTGCATGCTTACGATCCATATGTAAACCGACTCCTCAAGTCCCTCATCTGCGATCACGCACGGATTGGAGGCAGTATAATCCTCCTCTCTGCTACCCTCCCTCAGTCCACCAGGGATCAGCTGATCGGGGCATTCTGCGAAGGGGCAGGAATCTCGCCAACTGAGGGTAGCCCGAGTCCTTACCCGGTGGTTTTACATGTCTCTCCTTCTGCCAGGGAAGAGCGGGCTCTAACTCCAAGGCCGGGGACGTCAAGAGAGGTGCAATTGAGATTTTTCGAGAATGAGATGGATGTGGTCGAAGCTCTCCGGGAAACGCTTCAGCGGGGTGGGTGTGCGTGCTGGATAAGAAACACCGTCTATGACGCCGTCGCTGCATCCCGCTTATTCGGCTGTCTCTCACCTCCTATCCATCCCATGCTGTTCCACGCCCGCTTTGTCCTTGGTGACCGGCTCGAACGGGAGAACGATGTTATCAGGCACTTCGGGAAAACGAGCACGCGGGAGGACCGGGCAGGTAGACTGCTTATTGCCACCCAGGTCGTGGAGCAGTCGCTGGACCTGGACTTCGATTTCATGGTCACAGACCTTGCTCCCATTGATCTCATAATCCAGAGGGCCGGGCGACTTCACAGGCACCCCAGGGGGGACAGGGGAGTCCCGGTTCTTGGTATACATGCGCCCGCACATGAGCCAGAGGCAAAGAAAGACTGGTACTCGAAGAAGTTCCCCAGGGGTTCGTTCGTGTATCCAAGCCATGGAGAGTTATGGCTGACGCAAAAGATCCTCCAAGAGAGAGGGGTGATCAGGACTCCGGATGATGCGAGGGTGCTCATCGAGGGGGTATACGGGAATGGTGCAAAAACGGCTGTTCCTCCCGAGCTTCTGAAACGGGACCTTCTTGCAGACCAGGAACGGCGTCGGGCTGAAGGCATTGCTATGCTGAACGTCATCAAATTCGGTCAAGGTTACAAGGACTCGGGGCACAGATGGCCTGATGACGAAGATGTCCCGACAAGGCTGGGAGAACCTTCGGTGACGCTGCGGGTTGGGGTTATTGATACTGCCAGTAATGTGGCCAGGCCAATTTATTATGCCGGGCAGCATTCATGGGACATGAGCCAGGTCACTGTGCAGAGGTCAAGACTGGGCAGCGGGATACCTGACTATCAGAGCGATCTCCTCCATCTCGCCAAATCTGCATGTGACTCGATGGCAGACAGAGGAAGCAATGCGTTACTCGTCCTTCTGCGGCAAGTTACATCGACCTGCTGGGAGAACCATTTCGCCCAGAAAGCAGGCGGCAACCTGTTCGTGAGGTATTCAAAAGAGAGGGGTTTGGAGATTGAGATAGGTTAA